A genome region from Brassica oleracea var. oleracea cultivar TO1000 chromosome C2, BOL, whole genome shotgun sequence includes the following:
- the LOC106322577 gene encoding uncharacterized protein LOC106322577 has protein sequence MASTRINSLTTIYKSPRRYSSNHKSPNQIKLVSNSLSSKPNTTQLPSNLYTVSFKTIGTGKLSISRYPDFEYSPQGGSGSGTARCIDVDGGDKNRTSNSELSVSFDVGTLYIPSLTNQTTKFLGLPLPPFLKIDIAPEMFQGTIDQDSGKVELEFTAKFCFTAGGGIYRAPPLLVKTVLTTEESIGEKKRGRGERMDGEGKCRLVGVARVETVDDFFMNTFLSLPSECLADLQAVISVAGS, from the exons ATGGCTTCAACAAGAATAAACTCATTAACAACGATCTACAAATCTCCAAGAAGATACAGTTCTAACCACAAATCACCAAACCAAATCAAACTAGTTTCAAACTCCCTAAGCTCTAAACCCAACACAACACAGCTCCCAAGTAACCTCTACACTGTCAGTTTCAAGACTATTGGAACAGGTAAGCTTAGCATCTCAAGATACCCCGATTTCGAATATTCTCCTCAAGGAGGTTCCGGCTCCGGAACCGCCCGGTGCATCGACGTCGACGGTGGAGATAAAAACAGAACATCAAACTCTGAACTGTCCGTTAGTTTCGATGTGGGCACTCTTTACATTCCTTCTCTTACAAACCAAACCACTAAGTTTCTTGGCTTACCATTACCGCCGTTTCTTAAAATCGACATAGCTCCGGAGATGTTCCAAGGAACCATCGACCAAGATTCCGGCAAG GTGGAGCTGGAGTTCACTGCTAAGTTCTGTTTCACGGCGGGAGGTGGGATATACAGAGCTCCGCCGTTGTTGGTGAAAACGGTGTTGACGACGGAGGAGTCTATAGGAGAGAAGAAGAGAGGGAGAGGAGAGAGGATGGACGGAGAAGGAAAGTGTAGGCTCGTCGGCGTGGCGAGAGTTGAGACTGTGGACGATTTTTTTATGAACACGTTCCTCTCTCTCCCGTCGGAGTGTCTCGCCGATCTACAAGCTGTTATTTCAGTGGCCGGTTCTTGA